In Pseudoalteromonas xiamenensis, the following are encoded in one genomic region:
- a CDS encoding MATE family efflux transporter — protein sequence MMFSAWEAKRLIQLATPVFFAQVTLVLMSVVDTMMAGQVSAEDLAALSIAVGIWNPILFGLQGILLALTGVVAHCHGAGDDSGIRHYFQQSIYLVLILSALGLSIAPFTELVIARLDTAPTIVEKSLGYIWFVKWGMLGFLTFTIYRNVTEGVGLTKPAFYISLLGLLLNIPVNYIFIHGLFGMPALGSAGCGLATSLVFAFMAILQHTYSQRSSVLSKLKLFDNFQKPQPKELSYLFKLGLPICLATFFEVTLFACIPLFIADLGPIAVSGHQIAASVSTVLFMMPLSLSMAIAIRVGNLSGQGHLSSLRTAISTAFMLACMVAAIVATFTFTLRDVVASFYSSNEQVLILASSILVLACIYQLPDALQVAANGALRGLKFTKPISLITFLSYWVIGFTLGFVLAKTNYIVPAMGPQGFWIGIIVGLSVAAILLITAVRNRLATLTANIH from the coding sequence ATCATGTTTTCAGCTTGGGAAGCCAAAAGACTTATCCAACTCGCCACGCCGGTATTTTTCGCTCAAGTCACGCTGGTTTTAATGTCTGTAGTCGACACCATGATGGCGGGTCAAGTAAGTGCTGAAGACCTTGCCGCACTCTCAATTGCGGTAGGTATTTGGAACCCTATTTTGTTTGGACTCCAAGGAATATTGCTCGCCCTGACGGGGGTTGTGGCCCATTGCCATGGCGCAGGCGACGACTCAGGGATCCGCCACTACTTCCAGCAAAGCATTTATTTAGTGCTTATCTTAAGTGCCCTAGGCTTATCCATTGCGCCGTTTACCGAATTAGTCATCGCTCGATTAGACACAGCACCCACTATCGTTGAAAAATCACTTGGCTACATTTGGTTTGTAAAATGGGGCATGCTCGGGTTTTTAACGTTCACAATCTATAGAAACGTCACCGAAGGGGTTGGCCTAACCAAACCTGCTTTTTACATTAGTTTGCTTGGATTACTGCTCAACATCCCCGTGAACTATATTTTTATTCATGGGTTGTTTGGAATGCCTGCATTAGGAAGCGCTGGGTGTGGGCTTGCAACAAGCCTTGTCTTTGCGTTTATGGCGATTCTACAGCATACCTATAGCCAAAGGTCTTCCGTACTTTCCAAATTGAAATTGTTCGATAATTTTCAAAAACCTCAGCCTAAAGAGCTGAGTTATCTGTTTAAACTTGGTCTACCGATTTGTCTTGCGACGTTTTTTGAAGTCACGCTGTTTGCCTGTATTCCGCTGTTTATCGCAGACTTAGGCCCAATTGCTGTTTCAGGTCATCAAATTGCGGCGAGTGTGTCGACTGTTTTATTTATGATGCCACTCAGTTTATCTATGGCAATCGCTATCCGAGTTGGTAATTTATCTGGCCAAGGCCACCTAAGTTCTTTACGCACGGCCATATCCACCGCGTTTATGTTGGCATGTATGGTTGCCGCAATTGTTGCAACATTCACGTTTACCCTGCGCGATGTCGTTGCCTCCTTTTACTCAAGTAACGAGCAAGTGTTGATACTCGCGTCATCAATCTTAGTTTTAGCCTGTATTTATCAACTACCTGATGCGCTTCAAGTTGCGGCCAATGGCGCATTACGAGGCTTGAAATTTACGAAACCTATTTCACTGATCACCTTTTTAAGTTATTGGGTCATCGGTTTTACGCTAGGCTTCGTATTAGCAAAGACTAATTACATTGTGCCAGCGATGGGACCACAAGGCTTTTGGATAGGCATTATTGTGGGACTCTCAGTTGCGGCGATTTTATTGATAACTGCCGTGAGGAATCGACTTGCGACGCTTACTGCTAACATCCATTAG
- a CDS encoding riboflavin synthase subunit alpha encodes MFTGIIQTQATVINANQEEGVQRLVLSVERGYLGHLDIGASIAINGCCLTVVHFEVPPQDVVGQVHFDVIDETLLLTNLGNLRRGMKVNFERSVTFGTELGGHIVSGHIHDTAKVEEIIHEQNNCRIKLTLPSKWMKYIMYKGFVSVNGASLTVGNMDDNGFWLHLIPETLQITNIGLLQVGDAVNIEVDQQTLTIVNTVENYLRKQST; translated from the coding sequence GTGTTCACAGGAATTATTCAAACGCAAGCAACAGTGATTAATGCAAATCAGGAAGAAGGCGTTCAACGGCTCGTACTTTCGGTGGAAAGAGGCTATTTGGGGCATCTCGATATTGGTGCAAGCATTGCGATAAACGGATGCTGCTTGACCGTTGTGCATTTCGAAGTTCCACCTCAAGATGTGGTCGGTCAAGTCCACTTCGACGTAATCGATGAAACATTGCTGCTTACTAATTTGGGCAATTTGCGTCGCGGTATGAAAGTGAACTTTGAACGCTCAGTCACGTTCGGCACTGAGTTAGGTGGTCACATCGTTTCTGGTCATATTCACGACACGGCAAAAGTTGAAGAAATCATTCATGAGCAGAACAATTGTCGTATAAAACTCACATTACCGAGCAAATGGATGAAATACATTATGTATAAAGGATTTGTTTCGGTTAACGGGGCTAGTCTGACTGTTGGCAACATGGATGACAACGGCTTCTGGCTGCACCTCATTCCTGAGACTTTACAAATCACCAATATTGGTTTGCTTCAAGTTGGTGACGCCGTCAATATTGAAGTGGATCAACAAACACTGACTATCGTTAACACAGTCGAAAATTACTTACGAAAACAATCCACCTAA
- a CDS encoding CPXCG motif-containing cysteine-rich protein, whose amino-acid sequence MRELYSQRIECPHCGHHIHVSLDTTCGDQDFYEDCAACCNPIHLNMHIDDLRNKLELHVDSDDEQIF is encoded by the coding sequence ATGAGAGAGCTCTATTCACAACGCATCGAGTGCCCTCATTGTGGTCATCATATTCACGTTTCACTTGATACCACCTGTGGAGACCAAGATTTTTACGAAGATTGTGCGGCCTGTTGCAATCCAATACATCTCAATATGCACATCGACGATTTACGGAACAAACTTGAACTCCACGTTGACAGTGACGATGAACAAATATTTTAG
- a CDS encoding fructosamine kinase family protein — MWNAVCQQLSEVLHQPFEIVKKSEIPGHDYERRFKISNGAVNYLVKVARVEALERFECEAGNRALLIRDSDFLIADSILIGTTMEFAYHVIEWVTTEPQQDNWFECGVLLGKMHSRNEQKMYGLESDNYLHTQIQPNRWHKKWDTFYAEERIGWQLQLLAEQGVEFVEIDAFVETIRAMLPHQVEPSLLHGDFWRGNIGFHESKPVLFKPACYYGDREIDLATSELFGPLPDAFYQGYESIAPLHHGYEQRKALYQLYPILHQANMYAGNYLVQAKNKIYEILK, encoded by the coding sequence ATGTGGAATGCTGTTTGCCAACAACTGTCTGAAGTTCTTCATCAGCCTTTCGAAATCGTCAAAAAGTCAGAAATTCCTGGCCACGACTACGAACGCCGATTCAAAATAAGCAACGGTGCGGTAAATTATCTTGTAAAAGTAGCTCGCGTAGAAGCACTCGAACGGTTTGAGTGTGAAGCGGGTAACCGAGCACTGTTGATACGAGATAGCGATTTCTTAATAGCAGACTCAATTTTAATTGGTACGACGATGGAGTTTGCTTATCACGTCATTGAATGGGTGACAACCGAGCCACAACAAGACAATTGGTTTGAGTGCGGTGTTTTGCTTGGCAAAATGCACAGCCGCAACGAACAAAAAATGTATGGGCTGGAATCAGATAACTATCTTCACACACAAATACAGCCAAACCGCTGGCATAAAAAATGGGATACCTTTTATGCCGAGGAACGCATAGGCTGGCAACTTCAGTTGTTAGCAGAGCAAGGGGTTGAATTTGTCGAAATAGATGCATTCGTTGAAACCATTCGTGCAATGCTACCGCATCAAGTCGAACCGAGCCTACTGCATGGCGATTTTTGGCGCGGTAACATTGGCTTTCATGAGTCTAAGCCAGTCCTATTCAAACCGGCTTGCTATTATGGTGACCGAGAAATCGATCTCGCGACAAGTGAGTTATTTGGCCCGCTTCCAGACGCTTTCTATCAGGGATATGAGAGCATAGCGCCGCTGCATCATGGTTACGAACAGCGAAAAGCGCTCTACCAACTTTACCCTATTCTTCATCAAGCAAACATGTACGCTGGCAACTATCTTGTTCAAGCTAAAAACAAAATTTATGAAATCTTAAAATAG
- a CDS encoding DUF445 domain-containing protein: MNKSVVTNLFAAALVVLGYVIDNALVFSVGLFALSGAVTNWLAIHMLFEKVPLLYGSGVIVIKFEQFKSGIRDLILKEFFNRDKIAQFIEQEQQKFDLAPVIQKVDLSPAFDKLVAVIEASQFGAMLGMFGGKEALEPMRESFQEKMKEAMSDIAKSDDFHALLAEELKMGKANEELLETVEDLVDKRLAELTPQMVKEIIQTMIKTHLGWLVVWGGVFGGLFGLAAHLV; the protein is encoded by the coding sequence ATGAACAAAAGCGTCGTTACGAATTTGTTTGCTGCCGCATTAGTGGTGCTTGGGTATGTTATCGATAATGCACTCGTGTTTTCCGTTGGTTTATTTGCATTATCTGGCGCGGTAACAAATTGGCTTGCGATCCATATGCTGTTTGAAAAGGTCCCTTTGCTGTATGGCTCAGGCGTAATCGTTATTAAGTTTGAACAATTCAAATCCGGTATTCGCGATTTAATTTTAAAAGAATTTTTTAATCGCGATAAAATCGCCCAATTTATCGAACAAGAACAACAAAAGTTTGATTTAGCGCCTGTTATCCAAAAAGTCGATTTAAGCCCTGCATTTGACAAACTGGTTGCTGTAATTGAAGCATCACAGTTTGGGGCAATGCTCGGTATGTTTGGTGGCAAAGAAGCCTTAGAGCCAATGCGCGAATCGTTTCAAGAAAAAATGAAAGAAGCAATGAGCGATATTGCTAAGAGTGATGACTTTCATGCGCTCTTAGCCGAAGAGTTGAAAATGGGTAAAGCCAATGAAGAGTTACTCGAAACAGTAGAAGATTTGGTGGATAAACGACTCGCCGAGCTTACACCTCAGATGGTTAAAGAAATTATCCAAACAATGATTAAAACCCACTTAGGTTGGTTAGTGGTGTGGGGTGGTGTGTTTGGCGGTCTATTCGGACTTGCAGCTCATTTAGTTTAA
- a CDS encoding DUF3718 domain-containing protein, producing MMKRLLLTCTALLGFVVTTANANNFVANDDSVATALCMAVASDSINTLRDTLTLTRVSKNTVTMKLRCNDNRVEDFAKKYDLSKTARLLGLSLETNTSIKDLAANTPKTIYISGSR from the coding sequence ATGATGAAACGTTTACTATTAACATGCACAGCACTCTTAGGTTTTGTAGTTACAACAGCTAATGCAAACAATTTTGTGGCAAATGATGATTCCGTAGCTACAGCGCTTTGCATGGCCGTCGCATCCGATAGCATCAATACACTTCGCGATACCCTAACATTGACGCGTGTAAGCAAAAATACAGTGACAATGAAACTGCGTTGTAATGACAACCGTGTTGAAGATTTTGCTAAAAAATACGACCTTTCAAAAACTGCACGCCTGCTTGGACTTTCGCTTGAGACCAATACATCGATCAAGGACCTCGCGGCCAACACACCTAAAACAATTTACATTAGTGGCAGTCGCTAA
- a CDS encoding amidohydrolase, protein MQKFVPSILAVALGVALTGCQDQGPKREKVEINKNPYPSTYKPYSSSSTLIKNATVLTGTGERLDNTDVLLVDGKIKEVGQNLSATADTTVDANGKWVTPGIIDVHSHLGAYPSPQVESHQDGNEMTSPNTAEVWVEHSVWPQDPGFNRAREGGITTLQILPGSANLFGGRGVTLKNIPAPTMQGMKFPDAPYGLKMACGENPKRVYGGKGVLPSTRMGNMAGYRKSWAAATEYKRAWEEYDKAYAMGLNPEAPERDIKMDTLRGVLDGDILIHNHCYKAEEMAMMIDLSKEFGYHAGTFHHGIEAYKIADLLAENGNCAALWPDWWGFKMEAYDMVQENVAIVDAVKNSCAIVHSDSDTTIQRLNQEAGKVMYRANDVGFNLKEEDAIKWITYNAAKSLGIQDKVGSLAAGKNADVVIWNQSPFSVYAKAQQVFIDGAKVYDRDDEKYQAVSDFMLGQK, encoded by the coding sequence ATGCAAAAATTTGTTCCTTCCATTTTAGCGGTGGCACTGGGTGTCGCGCTAACAGGGTGCCAAGACCAAGGCCCAAAAAGAGAAAAGGTCGAAATAAATAAAAACCCTTATCCGAGCACCTATAAACCTTACTCAAGTTCGTCCACTCTTATTAAAAATGCAACAGTACTTACGGGGACGGGTGAGCGTTTAGACAACACCGACGTATTGCTTGTAGATGGTAAGATTAAAGAAGTAGGTCAAAATTTATCAGCGACCGCAGATACAACCGTTGATGCAAATGGGAAATGGGTAACACCTGGTATTATCGATGTTCACTCGCACTTGGGTGCATACCCAAGTCCACAAGTTGAGTCTCACCAAGATGGCAACGAAATGACTTCACCTAACACGGCTGAAGTGTGGGTTGAGCATTCAGTGTGGCCTCAAGATCCTGGTTTCAACCGTGCTCGTGAAGGTGGTATTACGACATTACAGATCCTACCTGGTTCTGCAAACTTGTTTGGTGGCCGAGGTGTAACGCTTAAAAATATTCCAGCGCCAACAATGCAAGGTATGAAATTCCCAGATGCACCTTACGGTTTGAAGATGGCGTGTGGTGAAAACCCGAAACGTGTTTATGGTGGAAAAGGCGTATTACCTTCAACTCGTATGGGTAATATGGCTGGCTACCGTAAGTCTTGGGCTGCCGCAACAGAATACAAACGCGCTTGGGAAGAATATGATAAAGCATATGCAATGGGCTTAAACCCAGAAGCACCAGAGCGCGATATTAAAATGGACACGCTTCGTGGTGTGTTAGATGGCGACATCCTAATTCACAACCATTGTTATAAAGCAGAAGAAATGGCGATGATGATCGACTTATCGAAAGAGTTTGGTTATCACGCAGGTACATTCCACCACGGCATTGAAGCTTATAAGATAGCTGATTTGCTTGCAGAAAATGGAAACTGTGCGGCACTTTGGCCGGATTGGTGGGGTTTCAAGATGGAAGCCTATGACATGGTACAAGAAAACGTAGCAATTGTTGATGCAGTTAAAAACTCTTGTGCGATTGTTCATTCTGATTCCGACACAACAATTCAACGCTTGAACCAAGAAGCGGGCAAAGTGATGTATCGTGCGAATGACGTGGGCTTCAACTTGAAAGAAGAAGACGCAATTAAGTGGATCACCTACAACGCGGCGAAGAGCCTAGGTATTCAGGATAAAGTTGGTTCATTGGCCGCTGGCAAAAACGCTGACGTGGTTATCTGGAATCAAAGTCCATTTAGCGTTTACGCAAAAGCGCAACAAGTATTTATCGACGGTGCAAAAGTGTACGACCGTGACGATGAAAAATATCAAGCAGTTAGTGACTTTATGCTAGGTCAGAAGTAA
- a CDS encoding MFS transporter, translating to MDITSKEATKSGSIASQFGRNFYVANLMEIFERLAWYGFFAVSSIYMTTPVEQGGVGFSNVERGAIQGIIPFFLYLLPVFTGAIADQVGYKKMFLFAFIIMAPGYWLLGYAKSFNEFFAALSIVALGAACFKPVVVGTVAMSTNENNRGLGFGIFYTMVNVGGFLGPLIAGYMRAISWDAVFMMSAAWILLNFIPLLLWYKPSITTNNNRRIIDILNDAQTVLGNARFALLSFGLVVIIMLIGSQFITGPFGAILLVGFVIGFMFWERRCTKVATRWWQQRLVISQPRFALYLLILTGFWTVYNQLFYTLPIFIRDYVDTSDLVHLINAVSPQVANFLSHLDIAAIEKLTMELLKTDLMADTMTSYRAHLAHLKILLPISQLESINTALRELQTIPEETRHVQLQLFLASLSQYRQVNPEYLINLDFAAIVLFQVAVSQCVAKKRTISVLIAGLIVTALAFVFACLSGNWLSGGALMILVIVLIALGEMLTSPKSQEYVATFAPKGAAATYMGYYFVSMALGFLFAGFLSGWSYDVFVIEMHKPELMWMLFSGIALSTALAFYKFDKKFS from the coding sequence ATGGATATCACTTCAAAAGAAGCCACAAAGTCAGGCTCGATAGCGAGTCAATTTGGTCGTAATTTCTATGTCGCAAACCTCATGGAAATATTTGAGCGGTTAGCATGGTATGGATTCTTTGCGGTCTCATCGATATACATGACAACACCGGTTGAGCAAGGCGGAGTTGGTTTTAGTAATGTAGAGCGGGGCGCGATTCAGGGCATAATTCCGTTCTTTCTGTATTTGTTGCCCGTTTTTACCGGCGCGATAGCAGACCAAGTTGGCTACAAAAAAATGTTTTTGTTCGCCTTCATAATTATGGCGCCTGGGTATTGGCTGCTTGGCTATGCGAAAAGCTTTAACGAGTTTTTTGCTGCTTTGTCGATTGTCGCACTCGGTGCCGCGTGCTTTAAACCCGTTGTTGTCGGAACGGTTGCCATGAGCACCAATGAAAACAATCGAGGATTAGGTTTTGGTATTTTTTACACCATGGTGAACGTCGGGGGCTTTCTTGGTCCATTAATCGCAGGCTACATGCGAGCCATCAGTTGGGATGCCGTGTTCATGATGTCTGCGGCTTGGATATTGCTCAATTTTATTCCGTTACTACTATGGTACAAACCGTCTATCACGACGAATAATAACCGACGTATCATTGATATTTTAAACGACGCTCAAACGGTTCTAGGAAACGCTCGGTTTGCGCTCCTGAGTTTCGGCCTTGTTGTGATCATCATGCTTATCGGTAGTCAGTTTATCACAGGGCCGTTTGGGGCAATCTTGCTTGTCGGGTTCGTAATAGGTTTCATGTTTTGGGAACGCCGTTGTACCAAAGTAGCGACGCGTTGGTGGCAACAGCGGCTTGTGATAAGCCAACCGCGCTTTGCCTTATATTTACTCATACTTACCGGGTTTTGGACTGTCTATAACCAGCTATTCTATACCTTGCCAATATTCATTCGCGATTACGTTGATACAAGCGATTTGGTTCACTTGATCAATGCTGTTAGTCCACAAGTGGCGAACTTTTTATCTCATCTCGATATTGCTGCGATTGAGAAATTGACAATGGAACTTCTTAAGACCGATTTAATGGCTGATACAATGACAAGTTACCGAGCGCATTTAGCCCACCTTAAAATTTTACTTCCAATATCTCAACTTGAATCCATCAACACAGCGCTAAGAGAACTGCAAACCATCCCTGAAGAAACTCGGCACGTACAACTTCAACTATTTTTGGCATCTCTATCCCAATACCGACAAGTCAATCCTGAATATTTAATCAACCTAGATTTCGCTGCAATAGTATTGTTCCAAGTTGCGGTAAGCCAATGTGTTGCAAAGAAACGCACCATCTCGGTGCTCATTGCAGGTCTAATCGTAACCGCACTCGCATTTGTGTTCGCGTGTTTAAGTGGAAATTGGTTGTCAGGAGGTGCGTTGATGATTTTGGTGATTGTACTCATCGCGTTAGGAGAAATGCTCACATCGCCCAAAAGCCAAGAATATGTTGCGACGTTTGCACCTAAGGGCGCTGCTGCAACGTACATGGGTTACTATTTCGTCTCGATGGCGCTGGGCTTTTTATTTGCAGGCTTTCTTTCAGGTTGGAGCTATGACGTGTTCGTTATAGAGATGCATAAACCTGAATTAATGTGGATGCTATTTTCTGGGATTGCGCTTTCTACCGCCTTAGCGTTTTACAAATTTGATAAAAAATTCAGTTGA
- a CDS encoding IS110 family transposase has product MALYCGIDLHSNNHVIVVNDENDKTVFSKRIANDLSLCLEYLTPFKEQLVGVAVESTFNWYWLVDGLAANGFHMLLVNTAAVKQYEGLKYSGDFKDAFHLAHLMRLGILPTGYIYPKEQRAVRDMLRRRMQLVQLASKQLLSIQNQIWRSSGVRVSSSQIKKKSFEVTLLTHHLKTAADTNLRIFRSIQSEIKLLEEEAEQAIEAPKQLDLLQTMTGIGPVLGLTILLETGTTARFETVGDYASYCRCVQSLRESNNKKKGEGNAKSGNKYLSWAFSQAAHMAVRYEPKVKAFYDRKYQKKNGIVAIRAVAHKLARAAYYMLKNNEPFDVDKAFG; this is encoded by the coding sequence ATGGCACTTTACTGTGGTATCGATTTACATTCAAATAATCACGTCATTGTTGTTAACGATGAGAACGATAAAACCGTTTTCTCAAAACGCATCGCTAATGATCTTTCACTGTGCTTGGAATACTTAACGCCGTTTAAAGAACAATTAGTCGGCGTGGCTGTCGAGTCAACATTCAATTGGTACTGGTTGGTCGATGGTTTAGCCGCAAATGGCTTTCACATGCTGTTGGTCAATACGGCTGCTGTTAAACAATATGAAGGGCTTAAATATTCGGGTGATTTTAAAGATGCTTTTCACCTTGCCCACTTGATGCGTTTAGGAATTTTGCCTACGGGGTACATCTACCCTAAAGAGCAGCGAGCGGTGCGTGATATGTTGCGCAGAAGAATGCAGCTCGTGCAGTTAGCTAGTAAGCAATTATTGTCTATTCAAAACCAAATTTGGCGCAGCTCTGGCGTTCGGGTGAGTAGTAGCCAAATTAAAAAGAAGTCATTTGAAGTGACTTTACTAACACATCACTTAAAAACAGCTGCGGACACCAACTTACGTATTTTTCGCTCAATCCAGTCTGAAATTAAGCTACTGGAAGAGGAAGCTGAACAAGCCATCGAAGCTCCGAAACAGCTTGATTTACTGCAAACGATGACGGGCATAGGCCCCGTACTTGGACTCACCATTTTGCTCGAAACTGGTACTACTGCGCGATTTGAAACTGTAGGCGATTACGCATCTTATTGCCGTTGTGTACAAAGTTTAAGGGAGAGTAACAATAAGAAAAAAGGCGAAGGTAATGCCAAAAGTGGTAACAAATACCTTTCTTGGGCATTCTCACAAGCGGCGCATATGGCAGTTCGCTACGAACCAAAAGTGAAAGCTTTTTATGACCGTAAGTACCAAAAAAAGAATGGCATCGTTGCTATTAGAGCGGTGGCCCACAAACTGGCAAGAGCTGCATATTATATGTTGAAGAATAATGAACCGTTTGATGTTGACAAAGCGTTCGGCTGA
- a CDS encoding DUF2071 domain-containing protein: MDSLKFKDFLHPRPSPKGIDVLCKLQHFAIITYAVDPSRFDGLYPERFKLDTLIINSEEKALISVVPFIDIDFTSAVFPFPKFKMGQTNYRIYIVDKETNERCVWFLGTTLDSWTLVVPRFCWNLPWHSGEVKFDCEFDESQQIYRKYKMTTEATWASASVELFQTQDTPIELPGFPDPETGLVYLTHPLAGFYHRRDGKLGTYRVWHKQLEVSHAKLISANFGLLSRLGLVTLEEQQVVHSVLIEPINEFTIYLPPKVLK; this comes from the coding sequence TTGGATTCATTAAAGTTTAAAGATTTTCTTCACCCAAGACCTTCTCCAAAAGGGATTGATGTTCTCTGTAAATTACAACATTTTGCGATCATTACCTACGCAGTAGATCCTTCGAGGTTTGATGGGCTTTATCCCGAACGCTTTAAACTGGATACTTTAATAATTAATAGTGAAGAAAAAGCTTTAATCTCCGTTGTTCCTTTTATCGACATTGACTTTACGTCAGCAGTCTTCCCATTCCCTAAGTTCAAAATGGGACAAACCAATTATCGAATTTATATTGTTGATAAAGAAACAAATGAGCGTTGCGTTTGGTTTTTAGGTACCACTTTAGATTCATGGACACTTGTAGTGCCAAGGTTTTGTTGGAATTTACCATGGCATAGCGGTGAGGTTAAATTTGATTGTGAATTCGATGAATCACAACAAATATACAGGAAATATAAAATGACTACCGAAGCCACTTGGGCTTCGGCTAGTGTAGAGTTATTTCAAACCCAAGACACTCCTATAGAATTACCCGGGTTTCCTGATCCTGAAACTGGACTTGTATATTTGACTCATCCACTCGCGGGTTTCTATCATCGTCGCGATGGCAAACTCGGGACTTATCGTGTTTGGCACAAGCAATTAGAGGTTTCTCACGCAAAGCTTATATCTGCAAATTTTGGTTTATTAAGTCGATTAGGTTTAGTAACTCTTGAAGAGCAGCAAGTTGTGCATAGCGTGCTTATTGAGCCTATTAATGAATTTACTATTTATTTACCGCCTAAAGTGCTGAAATAG
- a CDS encoding RidA family protein yields the protein MNIIRLNPTKRWSDATVFNGMGHFVEVANDEMADAKSQALQIFAQAEQTMAEIKSDKSKILSATIYLTDFAYLAQFNEAWDSWLPEGCAPSRACIKAELADPNYKVEIAFVVACEI from the coding sequence ATGAATATCATACGTTTAAATCCGACAAAACGCTGGTCAGATGCAACTGTTTTTAACGGAATGGGACACTTTGTTGAAGTGGCTAACGATGAAATGGCCGATGCAAAATCACAAGCATTGCAAATTTTTGCTCAAGCAGAACAAACCATGGCTGAAATTAAGAGTGACAAAAGCAAAATTTTGTCAGCAACTATATACCTAACTGATTTCGCGTACTTAGCTCAATTCAATGAAGCGTGGGATAGTTGGTTACCTGAAGGATGTGCACCCAGCCGCGCGTGCATCAAAGCCGAATTAGCCGATCCAAATTACAAAGTAGAAATTGCTTTTGTCGTAGCGTGTGAAATCTAG
- the map gene encoding type I methionyl aminopeptidase, with protein MSNVVIKSTDDIEKMRASGKLLAQVFAALDAYIRPGLSTMDVNDFVEDYIVNTLQARPASKGQYGFAYVLNSSPNNVVCHGVPNKEVIIQDTDIINIDITLEKYGFITDSSKMYVMPKAPDNAKTLVDTTIHALWEAISLVKPDTRLGDLGAAIQSKVEKLGYSVVREYCGHGIGRQMHEEPNVLHYGSKNTGMKLKPGMTFTIEPMINEGTYRTKTLNDGWTVITTDGGLSAQAEHTLLVTENGVEVLTLRDEEHALYKNYLGK; from the coding sequence ATGAGTAACGTTGTGATCAAATCGACCGACGACATCGAAAAAATGCGCGCCAGTGGCAAACTACTCGCGCAAGTATTTGCGGCACTTGATGCTTATATCCGTCCAGGGCTTTCAACCATGGACGTGAATGATTTCGTCGAGGATTACATTGTAAACACGTTACAAGCTCGACCTGCCTCAAAAGGTCAATACGGCTTTGCTTATGTGCTAAATAGTTCGCCAAATAACGTGGTTTGCCATGGAGTACCTAATAAAGAGGTTATTATTCAAGACACTGATATCATTAACATTGATATCACGCTTGAAAAGTACGGGTTCATTACAGATTCCAGTAAAATGTATGTGATGCCAAAAGCACCTGACAATGCAAAAACACTCGTAGATACGACCATTCATGCACTATGGGAAGCGATTAGTCTCGTTAAACCCGATACTCGTCTTGGCGATTTAGGTGCGGCTATTCAATCGAAGGTTGAAAAACTTGGCTATTCTGTCGTTCGCGAATATTGCGGTCATGGTATTGGCCGTCAAATGCACGAAGAACCAAACGTTTTGCATTATGGTTCTAAGAATACAGGTATGAAGTTAAAACCGGGCATGACATTTACAATTGAACCCATGATCAACGAAGGGACTTACCGTACAAAGACACTGAATGATGGTTGGACGGTCATTACAACCGATGGTGGTCTCTCTGCACAGGCTGAGCACACGTTACTCGTTACGGAAAATGGCGTAGAAGTACTGACTTTACGCGATGAAGAACATGCTTTATACAAAAATTATCTAGGAAAATAA
- a CDS encoding ParD-like family protein, giving the protein MGIVKISDELHEELRIASGIMSRSINAQAEHWIKIGKLLELNPNQTYADIVKAQFELLSKEINANE; this is encoded by the coding sequence ATGGGTATAGTCAAAATATCTGACGAACTTCATGAAGAACTTCGCATCGCCAGCGGCATTATGTCTCGCTCAATCAACGCTCAAGCAGAACATTGGATTAAAATTGGTAAGTTATTAGAGCTAAATCCAAATCAAACCTATGCCGATATAGTTAAAGCACAGTTTGAACTCCTCTCTAAGGAGATAAATGCCAATGAGTAA